Proteins co-encoded in one Podospora pseudoanserina strain CBS 124.78 chromosome 7 map unlocalized CBS124.78p_7, whole genome shotgun sequence genomic window:
- the TOS9 gene encoding Gluconate transport-inducing protein required for gluconate-H+ symport (EggNog:ENOG503NY1J; COG:K), whose amino-acid sequence MSSRASSTSSPVVPLEPTWTGFIPDTGNALAIVEAALRGHLSMIPRRPHDKERDEVIRSGNVFLYDLNTSGIKRWTDGRDWSPSRIQHNWLVYREIDRQSNGRNKKAAKKAETGEITTGGITKKAPSSARNNTQNIRGHGAGNREAAAGRVIELANGKKVPHEGEMGMQKLIGSLVGGYPFKKGGLIKRTMSFESEKLHLQLVTYMSMEDYASGLYSTPYQHAHIRDCFPRQELLQSNFRFFYMDDLGLFEPMYEPMRQQLAYHQALIANPPGAAVFHPHYGLVPHGMPPPGLVPHGMPPPPPPPPLAPHNMPPFALAPHDTPPHGLAPNGMQARMQAGMHEQPPALDMVNYPMQDHSNPHSPDYRQDAYTLGSTGQQAQDVGGQEPRSSLVGHPALQTQAEDYGGVPDAPFGDNYGAGMAVDYHSPMYQPHHFPSMQYGSHAMDQNAYPGQEGTYPSRNGSYDGADGAYEARDMAYAEGDMAYPGQILVDYLENNNQHLPQTPDSNHLPPSST is encoded by the coding sequence ATGTCGAGTCGCGCATCTAGCACATCATCGCCCGTGGTGCCATTGGAGCCCACATGGACAGGCTTCATACCAGATACCGGCAACGCGCTTGCCATCGTGGAGGCTGCTCTCCGTGGTCACCTCAGTATGATTCCGCGGCGCCCTCACGACAAAGAGCGCGACGAAGTCATCCGAAGCGGCAATGTGTTTCTCTATGACCTGAATACCTCGGGCATCAAGCGCTGGACTGACGGCCGGGACTGGAGTCCTAGCCGCATCCAACATAATTGGCTCGTTTACCGTGAGATCGATCGCCAATCCAACGGCAGGAATAAGAAGGCAGCGAAGAAGGCGGAAACCGGCgaaatcaccaccggcggaATCACCAAAAAGGCACCCAGCTCTGCCCGCAACAACACGCAGAACATACGGGGTCACGGCGCTGGAAACCGAGAGGCTGCCGCCGGCAGGGTTATCGAGCTGGCGAATGGAAAAAAGGTCCCACACGAAGGCGAGATGGGCATGCAGAAGCTGATAGGCTCGCTGGTTGGGGGCTATCCCTTCAAAAAGGGAGGTCTGATCAAGCGAACCATGAGTTTCGAGTCGGAAAAATTGCATCTGCAGCTGGTCACTTACATGAGCATGGAAGACTATGCGTCCGGGCTTTACAGCACCCCCTATCAACACGCTCACATTCGTGACTGCTTCCCCCGACAAGAGCTGCTCCAAAGTAACTTCCGCTTCTTTTACATGGACGATCTGGGGCTCTTCGAGCCCATGTATGAACCAATGCGTCAACAACTAGCCTATCACCAGGCTTTGATCGCGAACCCGCCGGGCGCGGCCGTTTTTCACCCCCACTATGGTCTGGTCCCCCACGGCATGCCTCCTCCTGGTCTGGTTCCCCACGGcatgcctcctcctcctcctcctcctcctctggctcCCCACAACATGCCTCCTTTTGCTCTGGCTCCCCACGACACGCCTCCCCACGGTCTGGCTCCTAACGGCATGCAGGCCAGGATGCAGGCCGGGATGCACGAGCAACCCCCAGCACTTGACATGGTCAACTACCCCATGCAGGATCACAGCAACCCTCATTCTCCCGACTACCGACAGGATGCTTACACTCTGGGCAGCACAGGCCAGCAGGCTCAGGACGTTGGTGGTCAAGAGCCGAGGAGCTCGCTGGTTGGTCATCCAGCCTTGCAGACTCAAGCCGAAGATTATGGCGGTGTTCCGGATGCCCCATTTGGCGACAACTATGGCGCTGGCATGGCTGTAGACTACCACTCTCCCATGTACCAGCCCCATCACTTCCCCAGCATGCAGTATGGGTCGCACGCCATGGATCAGAATGCCTACCCCGGACAAGAAGGAACGTATCCGTCGCGGAACGGGTCCTATGATGGGGCAGACGGGGCCTATGAGGCTAGGGACATGGCCTATGCGGAGGGGGACATGGCCTATCCAGGACAGATTCTGGTGGACTATCTtgaaaacaacaaccagcatCTCCCACAGACACCTGACAgcaaccaccttcctccctccagcacctag
- a CDS encoding uncharacterized protein (EggNog:ENOG503NZR2; COG:I), with the protein MISYSFRGLERGGGGVVARLSSTSPFLAVRGLSSIALQRRVSAVVSGQQPPPPPPTRSASYQSSNLLFRTFTMSSPPLRTKESKIPKILHPSTLTKKLQSKLPAAIVPQKENIYTVPNILTFSRIIASPFIGYAILHDQHALALGLFAYAGVSDALDGWIARRWKLQTVVGTVIDPMADKMLMTVLVVALGMKGLLPVWLAVLILGRDVALAISAIYYRWISLPPPKTMARYWDFSLPSAEVRPTLISKFNTFLQLGLMGLTTVAPVVTAVDFSQSLTVLQYIVATTTVWSGASYVFSKDAVKILTQPESKKEKEVVVGEEEGKKK; encoded by the exons ATGATTTCTTACAGCTTCAGGGGTCTcgagagaggtggtggtggtgttgtggcgAGGTTATCGTCGACGAGTCCGTTTCTGGCAGTGAGAGGGCTGTCGAGCATTGCGTTACAGAGGAGGGTTTCGGCTGTTGTATCAGGtcaacaaccgccaccaccgccgccgacaagGTCAGCATCGTATCAATCGAGCAACCTGCTATTTCGAACATTCACCatgtcctcccccccgctcCGGACAAAAGA ATCCAAAATCCCCAAAATCCTTCATCCCTCCACCCTAACGAAAAAGCTCCAGTCCAAGCTGCCGGCTGCTATCGTGCCGCAAAAGGAGAATATTTATACTGTCCCGAATATTCTGACGTTTTCTCGGATCATCGCAAGCCCCTTTATCGGCTATGCCATCCTACACGATCAGCACGCCCTCGCTCTGGGGCTGTTTGCCTACGCGGGTGTCAGCGATGCGCTTGACGGGTGGATcgcgaggaggtggaagttgCAGACTGTGGTGGGGACGGTGATTGATCCGATGGCGGACaagatgttgatgacggttttggttgtggcgttggggatgaaggggttgttgccTG TATGGCTAGCAGTCCTCATCCTGGGCCGGGACGtcgccctcgccatctcgGCAATTTACTACCGCTGGATCTCgctgcctcctcccaagACGATGGCAAGATACTGGGATTTTAGCCTGCCGAGCGCGGAGGTGAGGCCGACGTTGATTAGCAAGTTCAATACGTTTTTGCAGTTGGGGCTGATGGGGTTGACGACGGTGGCTCCTGTTGTCACGGCTGTTGATTTTAGTCAGTCGTTGACGGTTTTGCA GTACATTGTCGCCACGACGACGGTTTGGTCGGGCGCGAGTTATGTGTTCAGCAAGGATGCGGTCAAGATTCTGACGCAGCCGGAGAgcaaaaaggagaaggaggttgtggtgggggaggaggaggggaagaagaagtaa